One Augochlora pura isolate Apur16 chromosome 10, APUR_v2.2.1, whole genome shotgun sequence DNA window includes the following coding sequences:
- the LOC144476312 gene encoding uncharacterized protein LOC144476312 isoform X1 produces the protein MSAQGTELTNCLVTRDVETMLDETQGNRADILECLSVLINEDNNGNGRMQELILDEQLLSGTTLTAVTLPDGTQAFMANNSNNDVDSKNQTTLELDNGDTILLRDVTEFTDGKSLQLELDPAMLVQACNTTVENEENTYPRVEFIDGAAYVVTGHLDVGKDLWEVDSSKLTKKDSKILLNKLSVSRIRHPCPREGCSKVYSTPHHLKVHERSHTGQRPYRCTYPKCKKSFSTGYSLKAHSRTHTGEKPYKCPNETCDKSFKTSGDLLKHVRTHTGERPFLCPFDGCGRSFTTSNIRKVHVRTHTGERPYKCTQPKCGKAFASATNYKNHIRIHSGEKPYVCSIENCGRRFTEYSSLYKHHLVHTQQRPFECKVCFRRYRQSSTLIMHKRTAHALVDNDDNVDVFFQESPEPSGRAKDRRKMNVPREKMDSPSLKVAGKEKQIQIHSKGLDDLHDNETQILLVGDPSQIAALQKIELNGGFDEPVIDTSFEELNIKIEDIELGWH, from the exons ATGTCGGCACAAGGCACGGAACTTACAAATTGCCTCGTGACTCGAGATGTCGAGACAATGTTGGACGAGACACAG GGCAACCGTGCGGATATTTTGGAGTGCCTATCAGTTTTAATTAACGAGGATAACAATGGGAATGGTCGAATGCAGGAATTAATATTGGATGAACAATTGTTGAGTGGTACTACGCTGACGGCTGTAACATTACCGGATGGAACTCAAGCGTTCATGGCAAATAATTCCAACAATGACG tagattcaaaaaatcaaacGACTTTAGAATTAGATAATGGAGATACCATACTACTACGGGATGTAACAGAATTTACAGATGGTAAGTCGCTTCAGTTGGAATTAGATCCGGCAATGTTGGTGCAAGCATGTAACACTACCGTAGAGAATGAAGAGAATACCTATCCAAGAGTGGAGTTCATAGATGGAGCAGCTTATGTGGTAACAGGTCATCTGGACGTTGGTAAAGATCTATGGGAAGTTGACAGCAGTAAACTTACAAAAAAGGACtctaagattttattaaataaactgtcTGTGTCGAGGATCAGACATCCCTGTCCAAGGGAGGGCTGCTCGAAAGTCTACAGTACTCCTCACCATCTTAAG GTACATGAACGATCACATACTGGCCAACGACCATATCGATGCACCTATCCAAAATGCAAAAAGAGCTTCTCGACAGGTTATAGTTTGAAAGCGCATTCGCGTACACACACAGGAGAGAAGCCTTACAAATGTCCAAACGAAACCTGCGATAAAAGTTTTAAAACTTCGGGGGACTTGTTGAAGCATGTTAGAACGCACACGGGAGAGAGACCTTTTTTATGTCCGTTCGACGGTTGTGGTCGGTCCTTCACAACGAGCAATATTAGGAAG GTTCACGTGAGAACGCACACCGGTGAACGCCCGTACAAATGTACGCAACCGAAATGTGGAAAAGCTTTCGCTAGTGCAActaactataaaaatcatattcgaATTCATTCCGGCGAGAAACCTTATGTTTGTTCGATCGAAAATTGTGGGAGAAGATTCACCGAATATTCTAGTCTTTACAAACACCACCTG gTTCACACTCAGCAGAGACCATTCGAATGTAAAGTTTGTTTTAGAAGATACAGACAGAGTAGTACTCTTATAATGCATAAAAGAACAGCACATGCGTTAGTCGATAACGATGATAACGTGGACGTGTTTTTCCAAGAATCACCAGAACCTTCTGGTAGAGCCAAAGATAGGCGGAAGATGAACGTTCCGCGAGAAAAAATGGACAGTCCTTCGTTAAAG GTTGCagggaaagagaaacaaattcaaattcattCCAAAGGACTCGACGATTTGCACGATAACGAAACACAGATATTATTAGTCGGGGATCCTTCCCAAATCGCAGCGTTACAG AAGATCGAGTTGAATGGTGGATTCGACGAGCCTGTGATCGACACCTCGTTCGAAGAACTGAACATAAAGATCGAAGACATAGAGCTCGGATGGCATTAG
- the LOC144476312 gene encoding uncharacterized protein LOC144476312 isoform X3, which translates to MSAQGTELTNCLVTRDVETMLDETQGNRADILECLSVLINEDNNGNGRMQELILDEQLLSGTTLTAVTLPDGTQAFMANNSNNDVDSKNQTTLELDNGDTILLRDVTEFTDENEENTYPRVEFIDGAAYVVTGHLDVGKDLWEVDSSKLTKKDSKILLNKLSVSRIRHPCPREGCSKVYSTPHHLKVHERSHTGQRPYRCTYPKCKKSFSTGYSLKAHSRTHTGEKPYKCPNETCDKSFKTSGDLLKHVRTHTGERPFLCPFDGCGRSFTTSNIRKVHVRTHTGERPYKCTQPKCGKAFASATNYKNHIRIHSGEKPYVCSIENCGRRFTEYSSLYKHHLVHTQQRPFECKVCFRRYRQSSTLIMHKRTAHALVDNDDNVDVFFQESPEPSGRAKDRRKMNVPREKMDSPSLKVAGKEKQIQIHSKGLDDLHDNETQILLVGDPSQIAALQKIELNGGFDEPVIDTSFEELNIKIEDIELGWH; encoded by the exons ATGTCGGCACAAGGCACGGAACTTACAAATTGCCTCGTGACTCGAGATGTCGAGACAATGTTGGACGAGACACAG GGCAACCGTGCGGATATTTTGGAGTGCCTATCAGTTTTAATTAACGAGGATAACAATGGGAATGGTCGAATGCAGGAATTAATATTGGATGAACAATTGTTGAGTGGTACTACGCTGACGGCTGTAACATTACCGGATGGAACTCAAGCGTTCATGGCAAATAATTCCAACAATGACG tagattcaaaaaatcaaacGACTTTAGAATTAGATAATGGAGATACCATACTACTACGGGATGTAACAGAATTTACAGATG AGAATGAAGAGAATACCTATCCAAGAGTGGAGTTCATAGATGGAGCAGCTTATGTGGTAACAGGTCATCTGGACGTTGGTAAAGATCTATGGGAAGTTGACAGCAGTAAACTTACAAAAAAGGACtctaagattttattaaataaactgtcTGTGTCGAGGATCAGACATCCCTGTCCAAGGGAGGGCTGCTCGAAAGTCTACAGTACTCCTCACCATCTTAAG GTACATGAACGATCACATACTGGCCAACGACCATATCGATGCACCTATCCAAAATGCAAAAAGAGCTTCTCGACAGGTTATAGTTTGAAAGCGCATTCGCGTACACACACAGGAGAGAAGCCTTACAAATGTCCAAACGAAACCTGCGATAAAAGTTTTAAAACTTCGGGGGACTTGTTGAAGCATGTTAGAACGCACACGGGAGAGAGACCTTTTTTATGTCCGTTCGACGGTTGTGGTCGGTCCTTCACAACGAGCAATATTAGGAAG GTTCACGTGAGAACGCACACCGGTGAACGCCCGTACAAATGTACGCAACCGAAATGTGGAAAAGCTTTCGCTAGTGCAActaactataaaaatcatattcgaATTCATTCCGGCGAGAAACCTTATGTTTGTTCGATCGAAAATTGTGGGAGAAGATTCACCGAATATTCTAGTCTTTACAAACACCACCTG gTTCACACTCAGCAGAGACCATTCGAATGTAAAGTTTGTTTTAGAAGATACAGACAGAGTAGTACTCTTATAATGCATAAAAGAACAGCACATGCGTTAGTCGATAACGATGATAACGTGGACGTGTTTTTCCAAGAATCACCAGAACCTTCTGGTAGAGCCAAAGATAGGCGGAAGATGAACGTTCCGCGAGAAAAAATGGACAGTCCTTCGTTAAAG GTTGCagggaaagagaaacaaattcaaattcattCCAAAGGACTCGACGATTTGCACGATAACGAAACACAGATATTATTAGTCGGGGATCCTTCCCAAATCGCAGCGTTACAG AAGATCGAGTTGAATGGTGGATTCGACGAGCCTGTGATCGACACCTCGTTCGAAGAACTGAACATAAAGATCGAAGACATAGAGCTCGGATGGCATTAG
- the LOC144476312 gene encoding uncharacterized protein LOC144476312 isoform X4, with product MSAQGTELTNCLVTRDVETMLDETQGNRADILECLSVLINEDNNGNGRMQELILDEQLLSGTTLTAVTLPDGTQAFMANNSNNDDSKNQTTLELDNGDTILLRDVTEFTDENEENTYPRVEFIDGAAYVVTGHLDVGKDLWEVDSSKLTKKDSKILLNKLSVSRIRHPCPREGCSKVYSTPHHLKVHERSHTGQRPYRCTYPKCKKSFSTGYSLKAHSRTHTGEKPYKCPNETCDKSFKTSGDLLKHVRTHTGERPFLCPFDGCGRSFTTSNIRKVHVRTHTGERPYKCTQPKCGKAFASATNYKNHIRIHSGEKPYVCSIENCGRRFTEYSSLYKHHLVHTQQRPFECKVCFRRYRQSSTLIMHKRTAHALVDNDDNVDVFFQESPEPSGRAKDRRKMNVPREKMDSPSLKVAGKEKQIQIHSKGLDDLHDNETQILLVGDPSQIAALQKIELNGGFDEPVIDTSFEELNIKIEDIELGWH from the exons ATGTCGGCACAAGGCACGGAACTTACAAATTGCCTCGTGACTCGAGATGTCGAGACAATGTTGGACGAGACACAG GGCAACCGTGCGGATATTTTGGAGTGCCTATCAGTTTTAATTAACGAGGATAACAATGGGAATGGTCGAATGCAGGAATTAATATTGGATGAACAATTGTTGAGTGGTACTACGCTGACGGCTGTAACATTACCGGATGGAACTCAAGCGTTCATGGCAAATAATTCCAACAATGACG attcaaaaaatcaaacGACTTTAGAATTAGATAATGGAGATACCATACTACTACGGGATGTAACAGAATTTACAGATG AGAATGAAGAGAATACCTATCCAAGAGTGGAGTTCATAGATGGAGCAGCTTATGTGGTAACAGGTCATCTGGACGTTGGTAAAGATCTATGGGAAGTTGACAGCAGTAAACTTACAAAAAAGGACtctaagattttattaaataaactgtcTGTGTCGAGGATCAGACATCCCTGTCCAAGGGAGGGCTGCTCGAAAGTCTACAGTACTCCTCACCATCTTAAG GTACATGAACGATCACATACTGGCCAACGACCATATCGATGCACCTATCCAAAATGCAAAAAGAGCTTCTCGACAGGTTATAGTTTGAAAGCGCATTCGCGTACACACACAGGAGAGAAGCCTTACAAATGTCCAAACGAAACCTGCGATAAAAGTTTTAAAACTTCGGGGGACTTGTTGAAGCATGTTAGAACGCACACGGGAGAGAGACCTTTTTTATGTCCGTTCGACGGTTGTGGTCGGTCCTTCACAACGAGCAATATTAGGAAG GTTCACGTGAGAACGCACACCGGTGAACGCCCGTACAAATGTACGCAACCGAAATGTGGAAAAGCTTTCGCTAGTGCAActaactataaaaatcatattcgaATTCATTCCGGCGAGAAACCTTATGTTTGTTCGATCGAAAATTGTGGGAGAAGATTCACCGAATATTCTAGTCTTTACAAACACCACCTG gTTCACACTCAGCAGAGACCATTCGAATGTAAAGTTTGTTTTAGAAGATACAGACAGAGTAGTACTCTTATAATGCATAAAAGAACAGCACATGCGTTAGTCGATAACGATGATAACGTGGACGTGTTTTTCCAAGAATCACCAGAACCTTCTGGTAGAGCCAAAGATAGGCGGAAGATGAACGTTCCGCGAGAAAAAATGGACAGTCCTTCGTTAAAG GTTGCagggaaagagaaacaaattcaaattcattCCAAAGGACTCGACGATTTGCACGATAACGAAACACAGATATTATTAGTCGGGGATCCTTCCCAAATCGCAGCGTTACAG AAGATCGAGTTGAATGGTGGATTCGACGAGCCTGTGATCGACACCTCGTTCGAAGAACTGAACATAAAGATCGAAGACATAGAGCTCGGATGGCATTAG
- the LOC144476312 gene encoding uncharacterized protein LOC144476312 isoform X2 — protein MSAQGTELTNCLVTRDVETMLDETQGNRADILECLSVLINEDNNGNGRMQELILDEQLLSGTTLTAVTLPDGTQAFMANNSNNDDSKNQTTLELDNGDTILLRDVTEFTDGKSLQLELDPAMLVQACNTTVENEENTYPRVEFIDGAAYVVTGHLDVGKDLWEVDSSKLTKKDSKILLNKLSVSRIRHPCPREGCSKVYSTPHHLKVHERSHTGQRPYRCTYPKCKKSFSTGYSLKAHSRTHTGEKPYKCPNETCDKSFKTSGDLLKHVRTHTGERPFLCPFDGCGRSFTTSNIRKVHVRTHTGERPYKCTQPKCGKAFASATNYKNHIRIHSGEKPYVCSIENCGRRFTEYSSLYKHHLVHTQQRPFECKVCFRRYRQSSTLIMHKRTAHALVDNDDNVDVFFQESPEPSGRAKDRRKMNVPREKMDSPSLKVAGKEKQIQIHSKGLDDLHDNETQILLVGDPSQIAALQKIELNGGFDEPVIDTSFEELNIKIEDIELGWH, from the exons ATGTCGGCACAAGGCACGGAACTTACAAATTGCCTCGTGACTCGAGATGTCGAGACAATGTTGGACGAGACACAG GGCAACCGTGCGGATATTTTGGAGTGCCTATCAGTTTTAATTAACGAGGATAACAATGGGAATGGTCGAATGCAGGAATTAATATTGGATGAACAATTGTTGAGTGGTACTACGCTGACGGCTGTAACATTACCGGATGGAACTCAAGCGTTCATGGCAAATAATTCCAACAATGACG attcaaaaaatcaaacGACTTTAGAATTAGATAATGGAGATACCATACTACTACGGGATGTAACAGAATTTACAGATGGTAAGTCGCTTCAGTTGGAATTAGATCCGGCAATGTTGGTGCAAGCATGTAACACTACCGTAGAGAATGAAGAGAATACCTATCCAAGAGTGGAGTTCATAGATGGAGCAGCTTATGTGGTAACAGGTCATCTGGACGTTGGTAAAGATCTATGGGAAGTTGACAGCAGTAAACTTACAAAAAAGGACtctaagattttattaaataaactgtcTGTGTCGAGGATCAGACATCCCTGTCCAAGGGAGGGCTGCTCGAAAGTCTACAGTACTCCTCACCATCTTAAG GTACATGAACGATCACATACTGGCCAACGACCATATCGATGCACCTATCCAAAATGCAAAAAGAGCTTCTCGACAGGTTATAGTTTGAAAGCGCATTCGCGTACACACACAGGAGAGAAGCCTTACAAATGTCCAAACGAAACCTGCGATAAAAGTTTTAAAACTTCGGGGGACTTGTTGAAGCATGTTAGAACGCACACGGGAGAGAGACCTTTTTTATGTCCGTTCGACGGTTGTGGTCGGTCCTTCACAACGAGCAATATTAGGAAG GTTCACGTGAGAACGCACACCGGTGAACGCCCGTACAAATGTACGCAACCGAAATGTGGAAAAGCTTTCGCTAGTGCAActaactataaaaatcatattcgaATTCATTCCGGCGAGAAACCTTATGTTTGTTCGATCGAAAATTGTGGGAGAAGATTCACCGAATATTCTAGTCTTTACAAACACCACCTG gTTCACACTCAGCAGAGACCATTCGAATGTAAAGTTTGTTTTAGAAGATACAGACAGAGTAGTACTCTTATAATGCATAAAAGAACAGCACATGCGTTAGTCGATAACGATGATAACGTGGACGTGTTTTTCCAAGAATCACCAGAACCTTCTGGTAGAGCCAAAGATAGGCGGAAGATGAACGTTCCGCGAGAAAAAATGGACAGTCCTTCGTTAAAG GTTGCagggaaagagaaacaaattcaaattcattCCAAAGGACTCGACGATTTGCACGATAACGAAACACAGATATTATTAGTCGGGGATCCTTCCCAAATCGCAGCGTTACAG AAGATCGAGTTGAATGGTGGATTCGACGAGCCTGTGATCGACACCTCGTTCGAAGAACTGAACATAAAGATCGAAGACATAGAGCTCGGATGGCATTAG
- the LOC144476235 gene encoding FYVE, RhoGEF and PH domain-containing protein 4, producing the protein MFGSKTQTSKSTFYTDLDITVEDEESCLNGISNCLGAEQVDAKVSTCSDTRVGGSKLEDYDKDLFNEMKVIGGYSRFRSYVMTNEDSMDCVDIKENEENSINVPFRIAHSVLEYRSSRYLTAERNSRQFTETSFTVSESESEEESEGSKSLEADSSIASDYIDNAALETKSGGSNHCVISKKKKARQIAEELLATEKNYVNVLRLIDQVFQFRVDQENRAHPMFPMETVQQMFSNIKSIYIFHNDFLLPQLQERIQNWDLDPRIGDIMKNFAPFLKMYTEYVQNFDYAMNLIHTLQLKVARFAAIINEIQKLDECAKLSLSHHMLSPIQRLPRYELLLKDYLRNLTQENADYEDAKKALGLVSTAANHTNDAMKKIDTFKKLLEIQESIYDTTDLVSVTRELVKEGRIVKISARSGDHQERHLFLFSDILLLCSIRLIPGPLYRLRAKFMVENLLFSEGYNLETANTFYIRDEEKNVELYTHTAEEKIAWLEALSDTMQNMMTRKASLKTGNVESLVIKTEDVTKCMICDVIFSVMKRKHNCRACGIVICGKCSNQKLLFEDNKNMRVCRLCHEALTQPLSKSSSSSSPSGPVPSLLQVSASASSVISGYLLLKTQPSKPWIRRWFALHMDFVLYTFKSESENMALTATPMPGFLVTEAIELSDEDPLSLKDRPKALKMHHSRKSYYLQASSQEDKYKWLHALQLATKAELPSFAMTETEDAQKSQLTVHTR; encoded by the exons ATGTTTGGCTCAAAAACACAAACATCTAAAAGCACCTTTTATACTGATTTGGACATAACTGTTGAGGATGAAGAATCTTGTTTAAATGGAATATCAAACTGTTTAGGTGCAGAACAAGTGGATGCCAAGGTATCCACTTGTTCAGACACCAGAGTAGGCGGTAGCAAATTGGAAGATTATGATaaggatttatttaatgaaatgaaagtcATTGGTGGTTATTCACGGTTTCGTTCATACGTGATGACCAATGAAGATTCAATGGACTGTGTTGATATCAAGGAAAACGAGGAGAATTCTATAAATGTGCCGTTTCGAATAGCACACAGTGTATTGGAATATAGGAGCAGCAG ATATTTAACAGCGGAACGAAATTCGCGGCAGTTTACGGAAACTTCGTTTACGGTAAGCGAATCGGAGAGCGAAGAAGAATCAGAGGGAAGTAAATCATTGGAAGCAGACTCTAGCATTGCCAGCGATTACATCGACAATGCGGCGTTAGAAACAAAATCAGGTGGTAGCAACCACTGTGTGatttcaaaaaagaagaaagcgCGTCAGATCGCCGAAGAACTATTGGCGACCGAAAAGAATTATGTTAATGTTTTAAGACTAATCGACCAAGTGTTTCAGTTTAGGGTCGATCAAGAGAACAGAGCGCATCCAATGTTTCCTATGGAAACGGTTCAGCAGATGTtctcaaatattaaatcaatttatatattccacAATGATTTCCTGTTACCTCAGCTTCAGGAAAGAATACAAAATTGGGACTTGGATCCCAGAATCGGAGATATCATGAAGAATTTTGCGCCGTTCTTAAAAATGTACACGGAATATGTACAAAATTTCGATTATGCCATGAACTTGATACACACTCTACAACTTAAAGTTGCTAGATTTGCTGCAATTATCAACGAAATTCAAAAGTTGGACGAGTGTGCCAAGTTATCTTTATCTCATCACATGTTGAGTCCTATACAAAGATTACCACGATACGAGCTTCTCCTGAAAGATTATCTGAGAAACCTTACACAAGAAAATGCTGATTACGAGGACGCTAAAA AGGCATTGGGATTAGTATCTACCGCTGCTAATCACACAAACGATGCAATGAAGAAGATCGATACGTTCAAAAAGCTTCTAGAAATACAAGAGAGCATATACGATACGACAGATCTAGTTAGCGTGACACGGGAACTTGTAAAAGAGGGTCGCATCGTTAAAATTTCTGCAAGGAGCGGGGATCACCAAGAAAGACACTTGTTTCTG TTTAGTGACATATTATTACTTTGTTCGATACGACTCATCCCAGGACCATTGTATCGATTAAGAGCCAAATTTATGGTCGAAAATCTACTATTTAGCGAAggttataatttagaaactgCAAACACGTTCTATATAAGAGATGAAGAAAAAAACGTAGAACTGTACACGCATACAGCTGAGGAAAAGATTGCATGGCTTGAGGCGCTTTCTGACACTATGCAAAATATGATGACAAGAAAGGCGAGTTTGAAAACTGGAAATGTCGAGTCGCTCGTTATAAAAACTGAAGATGTGACCAAGTGCATGATATGCGATGTAATTTTTTCCgtaatgaaaagaaaacacaATTGCAGAGCATGCGGAATA GTAATTTGTGGCAAATGTTcgaatcaaaaattattattcgaagatAATAAGAACATGAGAGTTTGTCGATTGTGTCACGAAGCGTTGACACAGCCACTCTCGAAGTCATCCTCTTCGTCGTCACCGTCCGGACCAGTACCTAGTTTATTGCAAGTATCGGCCAGTGCATCATCGGTTATATCAGGATACTTACTGCTAAAGACTCAACCGAGCAAGCCCTGGATAAGACGATGGTTCGCTTTGCACATGGATTTTGTTCTATACACCTTTAAATCTGAAAGTGAAAATATGGCTTTAACAGCCACCCCGATGCCCGGTTTTCTCGTTACGGAAGCTATCGAATTATCCGACGAGGATCCCTTGAGCCTTAAGGATAGACCCAAAGCACTTAAGATGCATCATTCCAGAAAAAGTTACTATTTACAAGCGTCGTCGCAAGAAGACAAGTACAA ATGGTTACATGCACTACAATTAGCTACCAAAGCAGAACTACCCTCGTTTGCTATGACAGAGACAGAGGACGCACAAAAAAGTCAACTGACCGTGCATAcacgatga